In Maridesulfovibrio sp., the genomic stretch GTCCCTCGCTTCACTTCTTTCAAGCGAAATAAGTCGCCTTTGCAGCTCCCCCCAATCAACACTTTCTCCAGCTTCTCCCAAAGCAAGTTCACACATGCAAAGCGAAAATTCTGCATGGTCTGCCTGGATACTGCGTGGAGCTGTATCATGCGCGATCTGAATTATTTTCGTAGCCCTTGATATAGGCAAATGATCCCTCAAAATGCGCGCGTACGCAGCCATTCCAATGGAAGCTGTTGCTGATTTTTTTTTAGTCAGTCGATCAAGAATTTCTTTCAGCTCAAGCACATCATTGTAAACTTCGATCTCGGCTCCGATTTCAAATAACTCCCCTAACTCATCTCCGACATTCGGGGTAACTACGGCGCACCCGGAAGAAGCTGCTTCAAAAAGGCGAAAATTAACTTCACCAAATAAAGCTTCATTCGGGACAATGCGTGTATTCCGGTATGCAGCCATCATTTCATCAAAATTTAAGCCGTCTAAAAGGTGCAGCCCGTAATGGGAAGTAAGAAAGTCAACAAACCACTTACGTGAAGGTCTATGGCTGGTAACCCTTCCTACAAAAGTTACGTTATGCTCGCGTTTTGCATGGGAGGCTAAGCCAGATTTTCCTGCGTGCAGAGTACCCATCCACGGTAGCCATTCTATTTTGGTGTTACATATCCTTTTTAATTGCAAAGTATATTTTTTCTGAGTTGTAAGCACACAATCGAACAATTCAGCATAATAACCATGCCAATACATATTCATGTGTGTGTCTACAGACCAAAAAATTTTCAAACAATTTATCCTTTCAAGTCCCTGCAAAAGAACTCTTCTACCCAAATACTCCTGCTGCAAAATCAGTTCTGGTTCGAACTGCATTTCTGTAATTTTTGCCGCAATATCATACGTCCTCATATGAACAGATATACTTTCAACAATGTAACCTAAATCCTTAAAAGCATATATCAGAGGAGATGTACAATTTATTAACAACAGCTTTTGCATACAAATCCTATACGCTAAGCACAGCAGACTTGAAAAGATAAAATACAAATGTATTTAACAACTGACAAGATATCGCCTTTGATTATCAAGATCAATTAAATTAATCAAGATTACTATACTCGACAGTAACTAATCCTAAATACCTATTTCATTATTGCCTCATTCCCCCATCCCCTCCGACACAACACAAAAAAAGCCCCTAAACAAAGTTCAGGGGCTAGAAATAAAAGCTTGCGACGACCTACTTTCCCACTGGCTACCCAGCAGTATCATCGGCGATGGAGAGCTTAACTTCCGAGTTCGGAATGGGGTCGGGTGTGACCTCTCCTCAATGGTCGCAAGCAAATATGGCTTGCTTCGATGAGCAAAAATATATGGTTTAATAGAGAAGAATTTACCTTTTCTTTAACCTATTGAGGTTAAAGTTAAGGGA encodes the following:
- a CDS encoding glycosyltransferase; the protein is MQKLLLINCTSPLIYAFKDLGYIVESISVHMRTYDIAAKITEMQFEPELILQQEYLGRRVLLQGLERINCLKIFWSVDTHMNMYWHGYYAELFDCVLTTQKKYTLQLKRICNTKIEWLPWMGTLHAGKSGLASHAKREHNVTFVGRVTSHRPSRKWFVDFLTSHYGLHLLDGLNFDEMMAAYRNTRIVPNEALFGEVNFRLFEAASSGCAVVTPNVGDELGELFEIGAEIEVYNDVLELKEILDRLTKKKSATASIGMAAYARILRDHLPISRATKIIQIAHDTAPRSIQADHAEFSLCMCELALGEAGESVDWGELQRRLISLERSEARDAALFRVFYRLGQPELFMELIKPYLKLNTSIEDCYFNMTASLCAVKFGQWDVAKYFWYMYAAANSMGADKPAEETQLLVYWGDALNKSGITLRVGVAFNELADIPTCASDCYFAALYRDPENKKIFSRLANLFRGVMGGEISRLGFLSHLSLHNPNDWRLSAEVGITNLKVFRFSEGLRELANAVNIAKKNGQERLLRSKLNQELPAYNLLSN